GAACTTCGTGATGATTGCGCCGACGACCCGCTGGCGCACGTCGTCTGGCATCAGTTCGAGGGTGCCGTAGAGGCTGGCGAACGCGCCGCCGCGCTCGATGTCGGCCACGACCACCACCTCGGCGTCGGCGAACCGGGCCGTCTCGACGTTCGCCAAGTCGCGGTCGTGGAGGTTGATTTCGGCGATGGACCCCGCGCCCTCGGCGACGACGACCTCGTGGTCGTCGGCGAGTCGGTCGTGGGACGCCTTCGCGGCGTCTCTGGCCGTCTCCCAGTGGTCGTCGTAGTACGACCCCGCCGAGAAGTGGCCGACCGCCTTGCCCCGCACGACGAGTTGGCTCTCGCCGTCGCTGTGGGGTTTGAGCAAAATCGGGTTCGCGTCGGTCGTCGGCGTGACTCGGGCGGACCGGGCTTGGACGTACTGGGAGACGCCGATTTCGCCCCAGTCGGTCTCCGCGGCGCTACTTCCCTCGGCGCTTCTCTCGTCGTCGGGCGAGAGCGCGACTCGGGCGTTGTTGCTCATGTTCTGGGCCTTGAACGGGGCGACCGAGACGCCAGCGTCCGACAGCGCCCGACAGAGGCCCGCCGAGACCGTACTCTTGCCGACGTGGCTGGCGGTCCCGGCGACCAGCAGGGTTCTGGTCACGGGTCGATTGTCTCGGCCATCAGTACTCGGTCCCTTTCCGGGCCGAGTGGCCCGACTCGATGGGGTGGGCCTCCTTCTCGACGTGGGTCACGAGGTCTGCGACCTCGCAGGCGTAGTCGGGCCGGTCGTGGCCTCCGGTCAGAACCAGTTCGAGGTCGTCTGGCTTCGATTCGACCAGTTCGACCACCTCGTCGGGGTCGAGGAGACCCCGGTTCGCGGCGTACAGAATCTCGTCCAGAATCAGCATGTGGACGCCCTCGTCGGGGTCCGCGTCGAGGGGAATCGGTTCGGTGTCGCCTTTGGAAGCCTTAATTATGTTCTTTGCGCGCGCGAGACCGCCCTCGGCCTGCGCAGTGTGTTCGTCGTCGTCGGACCCGTCGAGGAAGCCGTGCCACCCGTAGTGGCCGGTGTTCTCGTAGGTGAACCCCGAAATCTGCTCGATGGCCTCGTACTCGCCGCGAACGTCCTCGACGCTTCCCGCGCCGCCCTTCATGAACTGGACCATGTGGACCCGGTAGCCGTGGCCGCCAGCACGGAATCCCATTCCCATCGCCGCAGTGGTCTTGCCCTTGCCGTCGCCCCACCAGAGTTGGACCAGACCGAACTCGTCGGGGGTCGAAGGGTCGATGGTTCCGGTCGGGACCGGCCTGCTCGTCTCGTCGGTCGATGCTCGCTCGCTCTCGTCGTTCTCGCTCTTTGATTGCTCGTCCGTCATGGTCAGATGTTCTCCGCAAAGGCGTCGAACGCGCCGCTTTCGGGATGGAGGTGGCAGTAGGTGCCCAGCGTCCGATACTCGGTCAGGCCGTCTCGCTCGCCGTCGATGCCGTCGCCGCGGGCCACGTCGAAGGCGAATCTGGCGTCTGACGCGGGGTCGGCGCTGGAGTAGTGGAACTCGTGGCCGCGGAGCGAATCGCCCGCGCCAGCGGTCAGCGTCTCGTCGCGGGCGGTCAGTTCCACGTGGTCGAGGGCCTGATACCGGTCGCGCATCTCCACGTCGGCGGGCAGGACGCCCGCCATCTCGTAGGTCTCGCGGTCCTCGTTCGCTTCACTTTCGGTCGTGGTCAGCGACTCACAGAGGACCATCAGGCCGCCGCACTCGCCCAGAATCCCCAGTCCCTCGCTGGCGCGGTCGGCGAGCGTCTCTAGGGCCGGACTCTCCGCAAGTCGGTCGGCGTGGAGTTCGGGGTAGCCGCCGGGGAGGTACACCCCGTCGCAGTCGGGCAGGTCGTCGCCCGCGACCGGCGAGAACGTCGTCACCTCGGCCCGCGCCCCGAGTCGTTCCATCGTCGCGGGGTAGCAAAACCGGAAGGCGGCGTCCCGAGCGACCGCGATTCGCTTGTCGGTGGCCGAGTCGGCCCGGTCGGTCTGATTCGGTCGGGGTGGCTTCCGAGCGGTCGCCAGCAGTCGGTCGGTCCGGATGTTCTCGGCCGCGGCGTCGAGCGCGTCCTCGCTCAGGGGTCGCTCGTCGCCCATCTCTAACCCGAGGTGTCGGTCCGGAATTTCGAGGTCGGGGTTCGGCCCGATGCGCCCGAAGTAGGTCAACTCGTCGGGCAGGGCCTTGAGGATGCCCTCGGCGTGGCGGCCGCCGTGAGCGCGCTGAACAAGGACGCCCGCAACGTCCACGTCGCGGCCCGCTCGCTCGGCGTACTCCCGGAAGCCGAGAGCCGTGGCGGCCACGCTCTCCATCCCGGCGCTGGCGTCGGCCACGAGGACTACCGGCAGGTCCAGTGCTTCGGCCACCATCGCGGTGCTGGAGCCATCGCCGTCGTAGAGGCCCATCACGCCCTCGACCACGCAAATGTCGCCCTCGCCGCGGTGGTAGTTGCGCCGGAGGCCCTCACGGCCCTCAAGCCAGCAGTCCAGCGTGCGAGACGGGCGTCCGGCGACCTGCTCGTGGTGGCTCGGGTCGATGAAGTCCGGACCGGCCTTCGCGGGTTGGACCGCGTGCCCGTCGTCCTGCAACGCTCGTATCACCGCGAGCGTTGCGACGGTCTTGCCGACGCCCGAACTCGTTCCGCCGAGGAGGAACCCTTTCACGCTCGGGCCTCCCGACGCTGTGTTTCGCTGTCTCCTCGCCGAAGTACCATCGTTCCGTAGTTACAACAAGCACAGTTTAATTAGCTGTGGTTTCGGCCGTCCCGGTCGGCGGTCGGAGAGAACGGACAACTTAATTGAGGTATAACAAATAATATTATGGATGAAAGAATTAATTTGATACTTGCACTTTGGTTCCACGTCGCTCGCTGTCGCTCACCCCTACTCTCACCCACCCGGTGCTGTTCGGCAGTGGCGGCCGAAATTCCTCCGTTGTCGCTCCCGGCCACCAGTACAACCGCAGTAGTACAAGCAAGATTGAAGTAAGTAAAAAGTATTTGTATAACCGATGAACGAAGACAGCGGTGACCGCCGTGGGGCGGACGCCGACGAGGAGCACCGCGCCGACCGCTCGTCGCTCGGGCCGGGACCGGACGCCACCCGACCGAGCGCCGGGTTCGAGTCGCCCGCCGACACGGCGGCGGAGTCAGACCGGGCGAGAGCGACCGACCGAACCGGGGCGTCGTCGCGGGTCGATTCCGTCGGCGATTGTGCGACCACCGATACCGTGGACGGAACAGACGGCGCTTCGGCCGGGAGCGCGCCGGAACCTACCGACGCGGAATCCGCGGACACGTCGGCCTCCGCGCCTATTTCCGGCGGCAAAGTGTACCTCGTCGGCTCCGGACCCGGCGACCCCGGCCTGCTCACTCGCCGAGCGTGGGGCCTCCTCGAATCTGCCGACGCGGTTCTCCACGATTCGCTGGTGGGGGAGGCCGTCCTCGACCAACTCTCCGAGTCGGTCGAAGTCGTCAACGTCGGCAAGCGCCCGCCCAATCGGACCTCCCAGAGCGAAATCAACGACATGCTGGTGGACCGCTCGCGCGACGGCGAGGCCGTCGTCCGACTCAAGGGCGGCGACCCGCACGTCTTCGGGAGGGGCGGCGAGGAGGCCCAATACCTCGCGGACGCCGACGTGCCATTCGAGGTCGTACCGGGCGTGTCCAGCGCCGTCGCCGCGCCGGGGGTCGCGGGCATCCCGCTGACCCACCGCGACTGCGCGTCGAGCGTCACCGTCATCACGGGCCACGAGACTCCCGACAAGGACGAGAGCGCGCTCGACTGGGACGCGCTGGCCGACACCGTGGTCAGCGGCGGCACCCTCGTCGTCCTGATGGGCGTCCGGCGACTCTCGAACAACGTTTCCGCGCTCCGGGACCACGGCGTCCCGGCCGACACCCCGGTTGCGATGGTCCAGAAGGCGACGTGGGGCGACGAGCGGACCGTCTCGGCCACGCTGGCGACCATCGAGGACGCGAAGCAGGAGACCGGCATCGAACCACCTGCGGTCACGGTGGTCGGCGACGTGGTTGGCGTCCGGAGCGAGACGAGCGAGTGGTTGGACAGGTGACCACTGCCGCCGATAGTTCGCTGTGCGCAGTTCTGCGTGCGGCGAGTATCGCGTCGAGTGAGGTTTCTGCGAACCGCCCCGACTCGTTGTCAAAACATATTTGGGGGACGCGCGCATCGACAGAATCAAGCCCAATTGGAGTAATTAAAATTCAGTTGATTGGGCGGCGCGAGGACAACCAATGACAGAGGAAGCACTCGTACTCGTCGGCACGGACACCCCGGACGCACGCGACGTTCTCCGAACGCACGCCAACCGCCTCCGAAACCGAGGAGTGGCCGAATCGGTCCACACCGCGTTCTACGGCGCGGAACCCATCGCGGACCTGCGCGAGACCTTCGAGTCGATTTCGGCCGACGCGACCTACGTGGTCCCGATGCGGACGGCCCACACCCACGGGACCACCGACGACGTGCCCGCCGCGCTCTCGTTCGTCTCGGGCGACGTGCGCTACTGCGAACCCGTCGGCCGGAGTTCGGCCGTGACCGGCGTGCTGGTCGAGCGAGCGACCGCCCGCGTCCCGGCCTCGTCGTCGGCCTCCGTCGTCGTCGTCGCCTTCGGGAGCAGTTCGCTCCCCTACCAGCGCCAGACCGCCGAGTACCACGCCGCCCGCATCCGCGACCAGACCGACTACGGCGAGGTCGTCACAAGCTATCTCGTCCAGAACCCCGCCGTCGAGTGCGCCCGCTACAACGTCTCGAACGACCGCGCGGTCGCCGTCCCGCTGTTCGCCTACCGGACTGAGGCCACCGACGACCGAATTCCGGCGAAACTCGAACTCGACCGGGGCGGTATCGAGTACGCCGACCCATTGGGTGCCCACCCGCGAATCACCCGCGCCGTCCGCGCCGAAGTCGAGAAACAGCGCGTCCTCGCCGGCGACGACGCCGCCGTTTCCTTCGAGGCCTCGCTCGCACAGGCCCGGCGACCGGTGGCGACCGACGGCCGCGGCGCGCTCTGATTGGCTTTCGGTCCTCGCTACGCTTCTTCTCCGAACATCCGGCCCAGAACCGCCCGGACTCCGAGCGCGAGGACGACGAATCCCGTGAACCCGACCCCTATCCACGACCACTCGGTCGCGCCGAGCGCAACCACGCCGAAGGCGGCCCGAATCGGCGTGTAGAGAATCCCCAACTGGAGCGCCAGCGTCACCCCAATCGCAGACACCAGCCACCGGTTCGAGACGACCGAGAGGTCGTAGCGCGACCGAATCAGCTGAATCCGGACCATCTCGATGGCCACGAGGAAGGTGAACAGCACCGACTGGGCTGTGACGAGGGTCGCCTCCACCAGTCCGTAGAAGAACAGCGCCAATCCCGTCACCGTCATCAGGACGCCGATGACTCCGATGGAGACCATCACTCGGCGGT
This genomic window from Halorussus lipolyticus contains:
- a CDS encoding CbiX/SirB N-terminal domain-containing protein, whose protein sequence is MTEEALVLVGTDTPDARDVLRTHANRLRNRGVAESVHTAFYGAEPIADLRETFESISADATYVVPMRTAHTHGTTDDVPAALSFVSGDVRYCEPVGRSSAVTGVLVERATARVPASSSASVVVVAFGSSSLPYQRQTAEYHAARIRDQTDYGEVVTSYLVQNPAVECARYNVSNDRAVAVPLFAYRTEATDDRIPAKLELDRGGIEYADPLGAHPRITRAVRAEVEKQRVLAGDDAAVSFEASLAQARRPVATDGRGAL
- a CDS encoding cobyrinic acid a,c-diamide synthase: MKGFLLGGTSSGVGKTVATLAVIRALQDDGHAVQPAKAGPDFIDPSHHEQVAGRPSRTLDCWLEGREGLRRNYHRGEGDICVVEGVMGLYDGDGSSTAMVAEALDLPVVLVADASAGMESVAATALGFREYAERAGRDVDVAGVLVQRAHGGRHAEGILKALPDELTYFGRIGPNPDLEIPDRHLGLEMGDERPLSEDALDAAAENIRTDRLLATARKPPRPNQTDRADSATDKRIAVARDAAFRFCYPATMERLGARAEVTTFSPVAGDDLPDCDGVYLPGGYPELHADRLAESPALETLADRASEGLGILGECGGLMVLCESLTTTESEANEDRETYEMAGVLPADVEMRDRYQALDHVELTARDETLTAGAGDSLRGHEFHYSSADPASDARFAFDVARGDGIDGERDGLTEYRTLGTYCHLHPESGAFDAFAENI
- a CDS encoding cob(I)yrinic acid a,c-diamide adenosyltransferase; this translates as MTDEQSKSENDESERASTDETSRPVPTGTIDPSTPDEFGLVQLWWGDGKGKTTAAMGMGFRAGGHGYRVHMVQFMKGGAGSVEDVRGEYEAIEQISGFTYENTGHYGWHGFLDGSDDDEHTAQAEGGLARAKNIIKASKGDTEPIPLDADPDEGVHMLILDEILYAANRGLLDPDEVVELVESKPDDLELVLTGGHDRPDYACEVADLVTHVEKEAHPIESGHSARKGTEY
- the cobA gene encoding uroporphyrinogen-III C-methyltransferase yields the protein MSGGKVYLVGSGPGDPGLLTRRAWGLLESADAVLHDSLVGEAVLDQLSESVEVVNVGKRPPNRTSQSEINDMLVDRSRDGEAVVRLKGGDPHVFGRGGEEAQYLADADVPFEVVPGVSSAVAAPGVAGIPLTHRDCASSVTVITGHETPDKDESALDWDALADTVVSGGTLVVLMGVRRLSNNVSALRDHGVPADTPVAMVQKATWGDERTVSATLATIEDAKQETGIEPPAVTVVGDVVGVRSETSEWLDR